One part of the Glycine max cultivar Williams 82 chromosome 14, Glycine_max_v4.0, whole genome shotgun sequence genome encodes these proteins:
- the LOC102662458 gene encoding transcription factor DIVARICATA, with the protein MAKNRENAAAGANPIHEKRKYTRWTEEEHRQFLRGVEEYGKSNLTDIAKNVVVTKTPAQVASHAQKYFLRQKSGKRTRPSIHDTEPVVAQPQNIHDREPVVAQPHNAELPEHPIQQGLNPPNNIITNDFLANFK; encoded by the exons ATGGCCAAAAATCGTGAGAACGCAGCTGCAGGAGCGAATCCCATTCATGAAAAGAGGAAATACACCCGTTGGACTGAGGAGGAACACAG GCAGTTTCTTCGCGGGGTCGAAGAATATGGCAAGTCAAACTTGACAGATATTGCCAAGAATGTTGTAGTGACCAAAACTCCAGCCCAAGTTGCTAGTCACGCACAGAAGTATTTCCTCCGCCAAAAGAGTGGGAAGAGGACAAGACCTAGCATACATGACACTGAACCAGTAGTGGCACAGCCACAGAACATACATGACAGGGAACCAGTAGTGGCACAGCCACACAACGCAGAGCTGCCAGAGCATCCAATCCAACAAGGGCTAAACCCACCAAACAATATAATAACCAATGATTTTCTagcaaattttaaatga